Proteins encoded together in one Juglans regia cultivar Chandler chromosome 9, Walnut 2.0, whole genome shotgun sequence window:
- the LOC118349399 gene encoding uncharacterized protein LOC118349399: protein MAAVEGGTGRPSFADLVSAVPQPIPEMVLAPRIPKVLDGEVYFQFTKEEIARSAEPFRYSVVLKFLKNRPSLDAVRAFIHNRWGLIANPVVSAMRRPRNVFVRMANEVDFTKALSREVCEINGIFYRAFRWSPEFNEDAEPSRVPVWISLPGLPPNFYQESFLKILMAPIGTFIRRDNPTRCATRTDGARLCVEVDAAKPPLSHFWIGVPGLSSSRKQEILYETLPAYCSSCKMQGHDVRNCNPSKAGKKGGRKESTKGLLDDHEVAQNNDQVETPLLVLVDKETEDVAVEKETEAAVAVHVQLDAEKEELSVQVADQMVQLGSEDEEKPEQIGEEIPPVINNVVQLTSYVETEDETDLMLHVGVADGAGMVTDAGYVVSNMDVNQSLRADNTGPTMEQTQPVVDEEIAEDVDEEVDEEIMLEENCSSEPEPEQHPERGGNI from the exons atggcagccgtaGAGGGTGGCACCGGTCGGCCTTCCTTTGCCGATCTGGTGAGTGCAGTCCCTCAACCTATTCCGGAGATGGTTCTTGCACCCAGGATTCCAAAGGTGTTGGATGGTgaggtttattttcagtttaccAAAGAAGAAATAGCAAGATCAGCGGAACCTTTCCGCTATTCTGtcgttctcaaattcttgaagaatCGTCCGTCGTTGGATGCGGTGAGGGCTTTCATTCACAATCGATGGGGACTTATAGCCAATCCAGTAGTTTCTGCCATGAGGAGACCGCGTAATGTTTTTGTTCGCATGGCTAATGAAGTTGATTTCACCAAAGCTTTATCACGGgaggtttgtgaaataaatggGATATTCTACCGTGCATTCAGATGGTCACCAGAGTTCAATGAGGATGCCGAGCCATCCAGGGTTCCGGTATGGATTTCTTTGCCGGgtcttcctccaaacttttatcaagaatctttcttgaagattttgatggcaCCGATTGGAACTTTCATTAGACGTGATAATCCGACAAGGTGCGCTACAAGAACGGATGGTGCACGGCTCtgtgtggaagtggatgctgcAAAACCGCCTTTGtctcatttctggattggagtgCCTGGACTTTCTTctagccgaaagcaagaaatattgtatgaaacGCTCCCGGCTTACTGTTCGTCATGCAAGATGCAGGGTCATGATGTTCGTAATTGTAATCCTAGTAAAGCTGGTAAGAAaggggggagaaaagagagtaCGAAAGGTTTGTTGGATGATCACGAGGTAGCGCAGAATAATGATCAGGTTGAAACTCCTTTGCTGGTTCTTGTGGAtaaagaaacagaggatgttGCAGTGGAAAAGGAGACGGAAGCAGCAGTTGCAGTTCATGTGCAGttggatgccgagaaggaaGAATTGTCAGTGCAGGTGGCAGACCAAATGGTGCAATTGGGTTCTGAGGATGAGGAAAAACCGGAGCAGATAGGAGAAGAAATTCCTCCGGTGATCAATAACGTGGTGCAGTTGACGTCTTATGTTGAAACAGAGGATGAAACAGATTTAATGCTACACGTTGGGGTCGCAGATGGTGCAGGGATGGTCACGGATGCGGGTTATGTGGTGTCTAATATGGACGTAAATCAGAGTTTACGTGCGGACAATACTGGACCGACAATGGAGCAGACGCAACCAGTGGTGGATGAGGAAATTGCTGAGGAcgttgatgaagaagttgatgaagaaataatgtTGGAAGAGAATTGTTCTTCAGAACCAGAACCGGAACAGCATCCAGAg aggggtggGAACATCTAG